The genomic region TCCCCGCGTGCCGGCCGCGGCCGGCGGCCTGAGCCCGGCGGTGCACCAGCTGCACTCCTCGCAGTACTGCACGCCCGACGACGTGCCCCCCGGCCCGGTCCTGGTGGTGGGTGGCGGCAACTCCGCGGCGCAGCTGGCGATCGAGCTCTCGGACGGGCACGAGGTGACCGTGGCCGCCCCGACGGAGCCGCGCTTCCTCCCCGAGGACGTGCTGGGCGTGAGCAGCTACTGGTGGCTCCTGGTCAGCGGGATCCTCAACGCCGGCGCGTCGACGCCGGTCGCCCGGTTCCTGCGCAGCCGCCACGAGGCGATCCTCGGCCGGGAGCTGAAGCGGGAGGTCCGCGCCGGCCGGATCCGGCTGGCTCCGCACCGCGTGGTCGCGGCGGACGGAAACCGGCTGCGCCTCGCCGACGGCAGCACCGAGCAACCCCGCACGGTGCTGTGGTGCACCGGCTTCGAGCCCGACACCGCGTGGATCGCGATCGACGGCGCCCTCGCGGACGGCGGGGCCCCGGTGCACTCGAAGGGGGCCTCACCGGTAGCGGGACTGCACTGGATGGGCCTGCCCTGGCAGACGCGGGTCAACTCCTCGCTGGTCGACGGCGTCGACCGCGACGCCCGCCGGACGGCGCGGCGGATCCGCCGGCGAGAACGGCAGTTGCCGGAGGGTGGCGGCTGGTAGACAGGGGCGCGTGTCAGCACGCTCCGTCGACGAGTCCTTCCTCGCTCTCCCGCTGTCCGCCCTCACCGACGCCGCGCTGACCCGCGCCGTCGACCTCGGCTGCGAGCACGCCGACATCAGGGTCGAGCGGCTCCGCACCCAGACGATCAGCCTGCGCGACGCCCGGCCCGAGGCCTCCATCGACGGGGAGGACCTCGGCCTGTCGGTGCGCGTCGTGCACGAGGGCACGTGGGGCTTCGCCGCCGGCGTCGTCCTCACCGCGGCCGAGGCCGTCCGGCTGGCCGAGGAGGCCGTCGCCGTGGCGCAGGTGTCCGCCGCCATCAACACCGATCCCGTCGAGCTCGCGCCCGAGCCGGTGTACCCCGACGCCGTCTTCGTCTCCGCCTACGACGTCGACCCCTTCGAGGTGCCGGACCCGGAGAAGACCGGCCTGCTGACCGACCTCTCCGAACAGCTGCTCGCCGCCGACGGCGTCGAGCACGTGCAGACGCGGTGCATGCACGTCAAGGAGCAGAAGTACTACGCCGACACCGCCGGCACCCGCACGCGACAGCAGCGGATCCGCATCCAGCCGGAGTTCACCGCGCTGACCGTCGACCGGGCGACCGGCTCGTTCGAGAGCATGCGCACGCTGGCCCCGCCGGTCGGCCGTGGCTGGGAGTACCTGACCGGCACCGGCTGGGACTGGCGCGCGGAGCTCGCCGAGATCCCCGAGCTGCTGCGCGAGAAGACCAAGGCGCCGTCGGTCGAGGCCGGCCGGCACGACCTCGTCGTCGATCCGTCGAACCTGTGGCTGACCATCCACGAGTCCATCGGGCACGCCACCGAGCTCGACCGGGCGCTCGGCTACGAGGCGGCCTACGCCGGGACGTCGTTCGCCACCGTCGACAAGCTCGGCACGCTGCAGTACGGCTCGGCGCTGATGAACGTCACCGGCGACCGGACGGCGCTGCACGGGCTGTCCACGGTGGGCTGGGACGACGAGGGCGTCGCCGGCCAGCAGTGGGACATCGTGAAGGACGGCGTGCTGGTGGGCTACCAGGTCGACCGCAACATGGCCCGGCTGCGCGCGCTGGGTCGGTCGAACGGCTGCGCGTTCGCCGACAGCCCCGGGCACGTGCCGGTCCAGCGCATGGCCAACGTCTCGCTGCGCCCCGACCCCGACGGCCCCTCCACCGAGGCACTCATCGCCGGCGTCGAGCACGGCATCTACGTCGTCGGCGACAAGAGCTGGTCGATCGACATGCAGCGCTACAACTTCCAGTTCACCGGTCAGCGGTTCTACCGCATCGAGGGGGGCCGGCTGGCCGGCCAGCTGCGCGACGTGGCCTACCAGGCGACGACGACGGACTTCTGGGGCTCGATGTCGGTCGTCGGCGGGCCGGACACCTACGTGCTCGGCGGGGCCATGAACTGCGGCAAGGCCCAGCCCGGTCAGGTCGCCCCGGTGAGCCACGGCTGCCCGGTGGCGCTGTTCGAGGGCGTGAACATCCTGAACACGGTGCAGGAGGCGGGGCGATGACTCGCGTGAAGCCGCAGGAGCTGGTCGAGCAGGCCCTCGCCGCCTCGACCGCCGACGACCAGATCGCCTTCGTCGTCGAGAGCTCCGGGGCCAACCTGCGCTGGGCGGCCAACAGCCTGACGACGAACGGGTCGATGCGCTCCCGCCAGGTCGTCGTCATCTCCTTCGTCGACGGCGGCGCCGGCATGGCCGCCGGCACCGTCACCCGCACCGGCACGCCGGACGTCGCCGAGCTGGTCGCCGCGAGCGAGCAGGCCGCCCGGGACGCCGGCCCCGCGGAGGACGCCGTTCCGCTGATCGGCGATGCCCCGGACGGCAACGGCGACTGGGACGCCCCGGCCGCCGAGACGTCGATCGGGGTGTTCACCGACTTCGCCCCCGACCTCGGCCAGGCGTTCGGCGAGGCCCGTGACCGCGACGAGCTGCTCTTCGGCTTCGCCGAGCACCGGATGGCCACGACCTACCTCGGCAGCTCGACCGGTCTGCGGCTGCGGCACGACCAGCCCACCGGCCGGGTCGAGCTCAACGGCAAGAGCCCGGACTTCGGCCGCTCCGTCTGGGCGGGCGTGGGGACGCGGGACTTCCGGGACGTCTCGGTGGCCGGCCTCGCGGCCGACGTCGAGCGGAAGATGGGCTGGTCCCGGCGCCGGGTGGAACTGCCGGCCGGCCGCTACGAGACGCTGCTGCCGCCGTCGGCGGTCAGCGACCTGATGATCTACCTGTACTGGACGATGGAGGCCCGGGACGCCGACGAGGGCCGCAACGTCTTCGCCAGGCCGGGCGGCGGCAACCGGGTGGGCGAGCGGCTGGCCGCGCTCCCGCTGACCCTGTGCAGCGACCCGCACGCGCCCGGCCTGGAAGCGGCGCCCTTCCAGGTGGTCGGCGCCTCCTCCGGATCGGCGTCCGTCTTCGACAACGGCATGGCCGCCCCGGCGGTGAACTGGATCGAGCAGGGCACCCTCACCAACCTGATCCGGCCCCGGGCATGGGCGCTGAAGACCACCGCCCCGGCGACGGCAGCCGTGGACAACCTGATCCTCGAGGACCCGACGGCGACGGCGTCCCAGGAGGAGATGCTGGCCGCCACCGACCGCGGCCTGCTCCTGACCACCCTCTGGTACATCCGCGAGGTGGACCCGCAGACCCTGCTGCTCACCGGGCTGACCCGCGACGGCGTCTTCCTCGTCGAGGGCGGGGAGGTGACCGCGGCGGTGAACAACTTCCGCTTCAACGAGTCGCCGGTCGATCTGCTCGGTCGGACGGTCCAGGCGGGTCGTACCGAGCGCACGCTGCCCCGGGAGTGGAACGACTGGTTCACCCGCTGCGCGATGCCACCGCTGCGGGTGCCGGACTTCAACATGAGCAGCGTCAGTCCGGCCAGTTGAGGGGCGCCTTGTCGGCCGTCCGAACCCTTCCGTCACACCCGTCACGGAAACGAATCCGACCGGTGTAATTCCCACAACCGTTGCGCGCAACCGCTGGTGAGTAATGACGGCGACGACCCGTGCAGAGCCGATTACGCTCGGTACCCGGGGGCGATGCCGCCGAACCTGAACTGAACGAAATCTCTGCGCCAGGCATTCAGCGCCACCCGGATCCTGCCGATATCTCGTTCACGTCATCCGCAACGTGCAACACGGGTCGCGAACAACGCGCGGGACCGTCGAGGGGAGGGCTCCGTGAGCAGGAGTCGCAAGCCGTCCGTCTTCCAGGTGGGCAAGGTCCGGGACGACGGCCGCACCGTCGTCATCTCCGGCTGGGGTCTGGGGCTGTGCGCCTCCGGCTGCGCCTGCCATCGCCACCCCGTCGCCGGGCACCTCGCCATCGCCGAGGACCAGGCCGGCGGAAAGCTCGGCCTCGCCACCTACGGCGAGGACGAGTGCGACTGCTGCGAGGCGTGGACCGCCGACGAGCTCGCTGCCATCCTCCGCGATCTCGACACCGTGGCCGGCCTGCAGGCGCAGGAGCCCCTCGCCGGCTGAACGTTCGACAACTTCTGCCCGTCGTCCTCGGCGGGCGACGATGTGCGCCCAGGGCGCATTCCCACCACGGGAATGCGCCCTGGGCGCACATTCATGTGGGGACCTGCCGTCGATGAAGTCGCGGGTGTTCCCCGTGTGGCGGGTGTGACGGGCGTGGTGCGGCCACGACAGGGCACCTGCGCGCCTCCCACTACTTCTCGATGTCGAATCCTTACGGTCCGTCCTGACGCGCATGGAACGAGGCCCCTTCCCCGGGTCCGGCGCACTCTGACGGAGGCCGACGGTGCAGTCCACGCGCACGACGACCCGGCGCCGGTCCCGTGCCGTCCTCGCCCTGGGGGCCGTGCTCGTCGCGGCGTCCACCGGGGTCCTCGCGCCGTCGCCCGCCGCGGCCGACCCGACGACGTCGGCCCAGGTACAGGCGCTGATGCGGGAGACCGCCCAGCAACTGACGGTCATCGACGAGCAGCTGCACGAGGCCGAGCTGATCGTGGCCGCTCAGCAGCAGGCCGCCGACGCGGCCGCCGCACAGGCCGCCGCGGCCCAGCAGGCACTCGACGTCTTCGCACCGCAGATCCGGGCGATCGCCCAGAGCGGGTTCACCGGAAAGACCCAGTCGCGGGTGGCCGCGTTCCTGACCAGTGCCTCCGCCGAGGAGCTCGTCCAGCAGATGACGACGCTGGACATGATCGCCGCGCACACCAACGACGTCGTCACCGAGGCGTCGCTCGCGCAGAAGGCCGCGCAGGACGCGCAGACGGCCGCCGACCAGGCCGCCGCCGCCGCCCGTGCCGGGCTCGAGCAGCTGCAGGCGCAGAAGGCCGAGGCCGAGCAGAAGGCCGCCGCCTACCAGGCCGACTTCGCCCGGCTGTCGGCCGCCGAGCAGGCTGCCCTCACCACGGCCGTGGCCGGACGGTCCCTGCAGGCGCCGCGGAACCTGCCGCTGCCTCCCGGGGCCGCGGGTGCGGCCATCGAGACGGCGCTCGCGCAGGTGGGTGACCGTTACGTGAGTGGGGCCTCCGGACCGGACGCCTTCGACTGCTCCGGCCTGACCTCCTACGCGTACGCGGCGGCCGGGATCACGCTGCCCCGCTCGAGCCGAGCCCAGTCGCAGATCGGCACCCAGGTCTCCCGGGCGGAGCTGCAGCCCGGCGACCTCGTCTTCTACTACACGCCCATCAGCCACGTGGCCCTCTACATCGGCGACGGGATGATCGTGCACGCCCGCACCCACGGCGTCCCCCTCTCGGTCACCAGCGTCGACCAGCGCGGGTTCCGGTTCGGCGTCCGCCTGGGTTGAGCGCCCGCCCCGCCTGGCACCATCCGGACGTGACCGTCCGACCCGCCGCGCCCTCCGAGGCGACGCTCCGGCCCGACGCGGTCGGGTT from Blastococcus colisei harbors:
- a CDS encoding flavin-containing monooxygenase, producing MNTEPEIQVLVIGAGQAGLGTAYRLRREGVHDVLVVEAGEVAQSWRERWASLQLFTPRRFSSLPGRRFPPGPTRSPSRLEMADYLVSYATSLELPVRTRTPVRRLVRREHGFVAATPSGEIRARHVVVATGAFRRPRVPAAAGGLSPAVHQLHSSQYCTPDDVPPGPVLVVGGGNSAAQLAIELSDGHEVTVAAPTEPRFLPEDVLGVSSYWWLLVSGILNAGASTPVARFLRSRHEAILGRELKREVRAGRIRLAPHRVVAADGNRLRLADGSTEQPRTVLWCTGFEPDTAWIAIDGALADGGAPVHSKGASPVAGLHWMGLPWQTRVNSSLVDGVDRDARRTARRIRRRERQLPEGGGW
- a CDS encoding TldD/PmbA family protein, whose amino-acid sequence is MSARSVDESFLALPLSALTDAALTRAVDLGCEHADIRVERLRTQTISLRDARPEASIDGEDLGLSVRVVHEGTWGFAAGVVLTAAEAVRLAEEAVAVAQVSAAINTDPVELAPEPVYPDAVFVSAYDVDPFEVPDPEKTGLLTDLSEQLLAADGVEHVQTRCMHVKEQKYYADTAGTRTRQQRIRIQPEFTALTVDRATGSFESMRTLAPPVGRGWEYLTGTGWDWRAELAEIPELLREKTKAPSVEAGRHDLVVDPSNLWLTIHESIGHATELDRALGYEAAYAGTSFATVDKLGTLQYGSALMNVTGDRTALHGLSTVGWDDEGVAGQQWDIVKDGVLVGYQVDRNMARLRALGRSNGCAFADSPGHVPVQRMANVSLRPDPDGPSTEALIAGVEHGIYVVGDKSWSIDMQRYNFQFTGQRFYRIEGGRLAGQLRDVAYQATTTDFWGSMSVVGGPDTYVLGGAMNCGKAQPGQVAPVSHGCPVALFEGVNILNTVQEAGR
- a CDS encoding metallopeptidase TldD-related protein — encoded protein: MTRVKPQELVEQALAASTADDQIAFVVESSGANLRWAANSLTTNGSMRSRQVVVISFVDGGAGMAAGTVTRTGTPDVAELVAASEQAARDAGPAEDAVPLIGDAPDGNGDWDAPAAETSIGVFTDFAPDLGQAFGEARDRDELLFGFAEHRMATTYLGSSTGLRLRHDQPTGRVELNGKSPDFGRSVWAGVGTRDFRDVSVAGLAADVERKMGWSRRRVELPAGRYETLLPPSAVSDLMIYLYWTMEARDADEGRNVFARPGGGNRVGERLAALPLTLCSDPHAPGLEAAPFQVVGASSGSASVFDNGMAAPAVNWIEQGTLTNLIRPRAWALKTTAPATAAVDNLILEDPTATASQEEMLAATDRGLLLTTLWYIREVDPQTLLLTGLTRDGVFLVEGGEVTAAVNNFRFNESPVDLLGRTVQAGRTERTLPREWNDWFTRCAMPPLRVPDFNMSSVSPAS
- a CDS encoding C40 family peptidase, which translates into the protein MQSTRTTTRRRSRAVLALGAVLVAASTGVLAPSPAAADPTTSAQVQALMRETAQQLTVIDEQLHEAELIVAAQQQAADAAAAQAAAAQQALDVFAPQIRAIAQSGFTGKTQSRVAAFLTSASAEELVQQMTTLDMIAAHTNDVVTEASLAQKAAQDAQTAADQAAAAARAGLEQLQAQKAEAEQKAAAYQADFARLSAAEQAALTTAVAGRSLQAPRNLPLPPGAAGAAIETALAQVGDRYVSGASGPDAFDCSGLTSYAYAAAGITLPRSSRAQSQIGTQVSRAELQPGDLVFYYTPISHVALYIGDGMIVHARTHGVPLSVTSVDQRGFRFGVRLG